The Acidobacteriota bacterium genome has a window encoding:
- a CDS encoding alpha/beta hydrolase → MSDFQTYLYHQSEGSGPPLILLNGIAMSAPAWEPVARPLARHFRVIRCDFRGQLLTPVPPPESVDEHADDVVALLDHLGIESARVVGTSFGGVVGTLVAARHPDRVRALVTIASADGFDGAMEDEVARWRAACIRSLEGPDRGHLADAFATVVYSPSWVAAHRAELAQRREQIAALPNSWFEGLIGLLDSVRSARLHRELQGVRCPTLVIAAELDGFVPPDRARGLAEGIGGACFEILEGAGHAVVVERPRRLVERCVKYLNTVGA, encoded by the coding sequence ATGAGCGATTTCCAGACATATTTGTACCACCAGAGTGAAGGATCGGGCCCGCCCCTGATTCTCCTCAACGGGATCGCGATGTCGGCGCCCGCGTGGGAGCCGGTGGCACGACCGCTGGCACGGCATTTCAGAGTCATTCGTTGTGATTTTCGTGGCCAGCTCCTGACTCCGGTACCACCGCCCGAGAGCGTCGACGAACACGCCGACGACGTTGTGGCGCTACTCGATCATCTCGGGATCGAGTCGGCGCGGGTGGTTGGGACGTCCTTCGGCGGGGTCGTCGGCACCCTGGTGGCGGCACGTCACCCGGATCGAGTGCGGGCCCTGGTCACGATCGCATCGGCCGACGGATTCGACGGTGCGATGGAAGACGAGGTGGCTCGCTGGAGAGCCGCATGCATTCGCTCTCTGGAGGGGCCGGATCGGGGGCACCTTGCAGACGCCTTCGCAACCGTCGTGTACTCACCGTCCTGGGTGGCGGCGCACAGGGCCGAGTTGGCGCAACGACGCGAGCAGATTGCGGCCCTGCCGAACAGCTGGTTCGAGGGACTCATCGGTCTCCTCGACTCCGTTCGATCGGCAAGGCTTCACCGGGAGCTGCAGGGGGTCCGTTGTCCGACGCTGGTGATCGCGGCGGAGCTCGACGGCTTCGTGCCCCCGGACAGGGCGCGCGGGCTCGCCGAGGGCATCGGCGGTGCGTGCTTCGAGATCCTCGAGGGAGCAGGCCACGCGGTCGTCGTCGAACGGCCGCGTCGACTCGTCGAGCGGTGCGTGAAGTACCTGAACACTGTGGGAGCCTAG
- a CDS encoding alpha/beta hydrolase produces the protein MSDREEAILFHQVEGEGEPLLLLNGVFMTGASWQPVAEPLAESFRLVRCDFRGQLMMPVPPPGDLEGHADDVVALLDHLEIETAHIVGTSLGGVVGAIMAARHPDRVQSLITIASADGFHSHRAEELDRWKAACRRTLDGGNRGELSDVIEPVVFSPEWVEAHRDDRAERRAQIAGLPDIWFENAIGLLDGAHSVLLRDELSAIGCPSLVVAAERDGFVSVAEVRDMADRIEGARFEVIEGAGHAVVVEQPQRVSDLCLEFLKLQETHRA, from the coding sequence GTGAGCGACCGGGAGGAGGCGATACTTTTCCACCAGGTCGAGGGCGAGGGCGAGCCGCTGCTGCTCCTGAACGGGGTCTTCATGACCGGCGCCTCGTGGCAGCCCGTGGCAGAACCCCTCGCGGAGAGCTTCCGGCTCGTGCGCTGCGACTTTCGCGGGCAGCTCATGATGCCGGTGCCTCCGCCCGGTGATCTGGAGGGGCACGCCGACGATGTGGTCGCGCTGCTGGATCATCTGGAAATCGAAACCGCCCACATCGTCGGCACCTCGCTCGGCGGCGTGGTCGGCGCGATCATGGCCGCTCGCCATCCCGACAGGGTGCAATCGCTGATCACGATTGCTTCGGCAGACGGTTTTCACAGCCACAGAGCTGAAGAGCTGGACCGCTGGAAGGCGGCCTGTCGGCGAACCCTGGACGGTGGCAATCGTGGAGAGCTCTCGGACGTCATCGAGCCGGTGGTCTTTTCGCCGGAGTGGGTCGAAGCCCACAGGGATGATCGCGCCGAACGCCGTGCTCAGATCGCTGGGTTGCCCGACATCTGGTTCGAGAACGCGATCGGTCTGCTCGACGGCGCGCACTCGGTCCTCCTGCGCGACGAGCTTTCCGCGATCGGATGTCCGAGCCTGGTGGTGGCGGCTGAGCGCGATGGTTTCGTGTCGGTGGCGGAGGTGCGGGACATGGCGGACCGCATAGAAGGGGCGCGCTTCGAGGTCATCGAGGGTGCGGGCCACGCGGTGGTCGTCGAGCAGCCGCAACGAGTCTCCGATCTGTGCCTGGAGTTCCTGAAGCTTCAAGAAACTCACCGTGCATGA
- a CDS encoding alpha/beta hydrolase: MNQETTPDCSGHLEVDGQRIWWEYHGKGDREAVCLLNGLAMHTKAWYGFLPMLMDEYDVILYDFLGQGESSKEDIPYFIDELARYLALIMDELGIEKVHPMGISYGGFIALEFARLYPERLHTLVLSGILASREKLFQMYQDISLRFYRGTKDEFELYTHYMYEKIFSERFVKNISDEQLAAMRQRFYDRYIDYRYCLIRLTEAQDPFFENIEERVEGYRKVEAPTLILAGAHDRAIPLWQQEKLADIFPNSRYELVPESGHVVYIERPDVFFPALKTFMAVKSVDFEMPDGEATA, encoded by the coding sequence ATGAATCAAGAGACCACGCCAGACTGCAGTGGTCACCTGGAAGTCGACGGGCAGCGGATTTGGTGGGAGTACCACGGCAAGGGCGACCGCGAGGCGGTGTGCCTGCTCAACGGCCTGGCGATGCACACCAAGGCCTGGTACGGGTTCCTGCCGATGTTGATGGACGAATACGATGTCATCCTCTACGACTTCCTCGGCCAGGGGGAGTCGTCGAAGGAAGACATTCCCTACTTCATCGATGAGCTCGCCCGCTATCTGGCGCTGATCATGGACGAACTCGGGATAGAGAAGGTGCACCCGATGGGCATCTCCTACGGTGGTTTCATCGCGCTCGAGTTCGCCCGACTCTACCCGGAGAGGCTGCACACGCTGGTGCTGTCCGGAATCCTGGCCAGCCGCGAGAAGCTCTTCCAGATGTATCAGGACATTTCCCTGCGCTTCTATCGCGGCACCAAGGACGAATTCGAGCTCTACACCCACTACATGTACGAGAAGATCTTCTCCGAACGCTTCGTGAAGAACATCTCGGATGAGCAGCTGGCCGCCATGAGGCAGCGCTTCTACGACCGCTACATCGACTATCGCTACTGCCTGATCCGCCTCACCGAGGCGCAGGATCCGTTCTTCGAGAACATCGAGGAGCGGGTGGAGGGATACCGGAAGGTCGAGGCGCCGACCCTGATCCTGGCCGGCGCCCACGATCGCGCGATTCCACTCTGGCAGCAGGAAAAGCTCGCCGATATCTTCCCCAACAGCCGTTACGAGCTGGTGCCGGAGAGTGGGCACGTGGTGTACATCGAGCGGCCGGACGTCTTCTTCCCGGCCCTGAAAACCTTCATGGCCGTCAAGTCGGTCGACTTCGAGATGCCGGACGGCGAGGCGACGGCGTGA